CTTCATTCAGTACCTCAACACCCTCAGCTATACTTTCAGCCTTCTTGCCTACCATCAAAAGCGATATACCAAGCAGGATAGAAAAAAAGATGATCTGCAGCATATTTCCCGTTGCAAATGCTTCAATGATATTACTCGGAATGATATTGATAAGTACATCACTAAGAGGCGGAGCTTCTTTAGCTATAAAGACTTCTGTTTGTACTGCAGGAGAAGAGAACATAGGGATCACCAACGAAGCGATACCAATAGCTACAGCAATTGCAATCGCGGTCGTAAGCATATAAAGCCCAAAAGATTTGATACCTACTTTACCCAGTTTTTTGATATCTCCGATACCAAATACACCTGAGATAAGAGAAAAAAAGACCAGAGGCACTACAAGCATTTTGAGAGCAGTGATAAACATCTTACCGATCACATACAAAAGCCCGCCAACAATATACTCATTGACAAAACCTCCTTCTGCATTGAACCCTCCAAGATTGATGACCAACCCTGCAATAATCCCCAGTCCCATTGACCAAAGTACTTTTTGCGTCAAACTCATACTGTCTCTCCATGTAAAGCAATCTCTATACCATAGACATAACTTTACCCTAAGTTTCTAAAGATCGACGGTGTAAAGATCATAGACTCCAGGTAACAATCATCCTAGATGCTACTTGCAGTTTTCATCTCCAAAGTGCATAAAAATGATCAAAGTAATGTCATTTTACTTCCCATATTGGCCATACCGCAGAAATAGACGGCACTAGTTACTATACCATCCACTCTTGTCTTAGCAAAAAGTTGTGCATTCTCTCTATTGACTCCCCCTGAAGCCAAAATCTTCACCTCGGCAAAGTGTTGATCTCGATACTCCGTAAGCTTTTGGAGCGTCATGACATCTACTTTGTCCATCTGTATCACATCAGCACCTTTTTGCATCAATACCATTGCTTCTTCAAATGTATCTGACTCTATGACAATCTTTTTTTCCGGTGCCTTTTTCTTCAACATTGCAATCTCTTCATAAAATGCTTCAGTTGATGGATAGACAATTCTATGGTGAGGGAAGAAAATCACTGTTTCCCCCAATCCAAGACGATGAGGCATTGCTCCTCCATTGATGACAGATCGAATACAGAAGCTTTTCGCAAAAGGAAAGTTCTTTCGTGTCGTGAGTAATTCACAATGAGGATTTTCACTTATGATTGCCTCTTTCATTTCATGTGTATAGGTAGCGATCTTACAGCTATACTCAAGAATGTTCTGAACACTCCTCCATACCTGATGTACAGTTTCATACGTACCGCTCATTATGAGAAGTGTTTCACCTTTACGTGCTTTCTGCTTTGAAGGGATCCAGTACTCAATATCACACCCTAAAAGTTCGGCAACTCTTTTTGCCTCTTCTGAACAAGAGACTATCACATCCTCTCTTGTAAAAATCTCCAGCCTTACACTTTTACTGGACTGCTCTTGCAGTGAAGTTGTCAGATCAAAATAAGGAACATCTTCTTTAAAGTATTCCATTAGTGTATGATCATCGATTCTCAACATGGTATCTATCCTTTATCCTATAATTTTTTTATTTTGTAAAAAATGTAAAATGATGAAAAAAAGTAATGAGATCACGACTAAAATACCACTGAGTATCAAAGCCAGATCATACTCTCCATCAAAAACTGCATTATAAATAGCCAAAGAGACTGTATCGGTCTTCCCGATAATATTTCCTCCAAGCATCAGTGTGATCCCCACTTCCCCTAACGATCTCGCCGATGCAAGAAGGAGTGCTGCAAAAAGAGAAGCCTTAATGTTTGGTAAAACTACCCAAAAAAATGTCTGCAAAGTACTTTTCCCAGAGATATAAGCTGCCTCTTTGATCTCTTCGGGGAAAAGCCTAATGGCCGCCTCTAAAGGCTTGACCATCAAAGGTAACCCCGCAATAAACCCCGCCACTACCAACCCATAAAAATCAAATATAAATGTGATGCCAAACTTTGCAAAAAACTCTCCAAGCCATCCGTGCTCTCCCAGTATCAATAATAAAAAAAAGCCTACGGCAATCGGTGGGAAGACAAGCGGAAGTGTGACCAAAGTGTCTATGATCCATCGAAACCGTAGTTTTTTTTGGGAAAGTAGAAATGCCAAAGGTATACCTATGAACAGTAACAATACACTAGTATATCCCACTGTTTTAAAACTTAAAATCAGCGGGGCAGTGATCTGTTCAAGCTGTATCATTTACAGTCCGTATTTTCTAAAAATCTCTTGTGCTGTCGTTGTAGCCATAAATTTTAAGAACTCCTTACAACTATCTCCCTGACATCTATCTAAACTTGCAGCAGTGATCTCAATAGGTGAATAGCTCTGCTCATCTACTATGATATATCCGCCTAACCCCTCTTTGTTTGCAAGTGCAGCCGTAAGATTGATAATCCCGGCATCCACTTCACCACTCACCAAATAAGCAACCACTTGTGGCACTTTGGCAACAACATAAAGTTTATGCTCGATCTGATCATAAAGATTTGTATGTCGAAGGAACACTTCTCCTGCAGTACCGTATATCGCTTTTTTAGGTTGCGGTATTGCCACTTTCCTGATATCTTCTTTTGTCAAATCTTCAATACTATTCATGACATTCTGTTTTGAAAATGCCAATACAACCTTTCCTTTTCCAATAGGTTGATAATTACGGATAGGAAGTTTGCTTTTTTCCAAAAATGCTTTATCTCCAATCACAATCGCGATCTGTCCATTCTTCGCCTGGGTGATCACCTGTTGCATATTTCCAAAAAGCGCTTCGATTTTATGCCCCCGCTTTTCAAAAGCTGTAATAACTTCCATCATAGGTTTTTTATATCCTGCTGCAGAAGCAATCTTCAGCTCATCAGCGTGTACAAAGAAAATCAACGCGCTCATTAACAAAAGTTTTTTTATCATCATCCTCTCCCTCTAAAATTTATAGGCTACTTGCGTAAACAGTCCAAAGGCATTATCTTTTGTAATATATGGATCCGTTTTAGCTGCCTCTTTTATATAATTACCGCTTTTAAAATACCCTAGCCCCAGCTGAACATTGATATTTTTGTTGTAATCGTGTACCGCCACAATATCAATCTCATCACCATATTTGTCTGAACTCATAGTTGGTATGGTGTAGCTTTTCCATTTATTGCTTGGTTCATCAGCATAGAAAGCATGATACTCCAATTTAATTTGCGTTTTTTGTGAAGGCTTTACTACAGCGAATACTTCATAATCTTTTAAATTGGACCAGCTCATGAGATTGAGTCTTCCATAGTACTTATCACTTGCACCAAAGACTGCATCGAAAGTTTCACGGTCACTGGTATTTGGATCGTCACCGCTTGCATAGGTATAGCCAAACCCCAATTTAGTATGAATCGGTTTAAAGTGATATCCTGCATCCAGATGGAATCCTGAACCATCAATATCCACACGACTTTCGTCCAATTTCGTGAAGTCTCCGAAAGATTTTATATAGGTCATATTGTAAAAATATCCATAAAAGTTGTCGTCATAGACTCTTGCTCCGAGATAATAACTTTTAAGCGAGAGATAATTTTGGTTCTCTTTCTCATTCTCTTTATAGGCAAAGATAGGTTCGATCGCACCTGCTTTTCTGAGAGCATAATGTCCGTATATTCCTCCGCCATAATAGCCATGTCGATGACTCAGGCTGAATTCATCCGGATCATGGAGCATAGTTCCCCCATAAAAAAGATCCAGATAATTCTCTCCATCCCTTATCGACATCCTTGCAGCATCCCAAACCCATTTGCCGGAGTTTTTCCATTCCCCAGGACCAAAAACCCTGTTGTCCCCATAAGCAATTTTTTGGCGTCCCGTCTTAATGACAATATTCGATGTTGTATATTGAAGATAAGTCTCATAGAGTTCAAAATGGTCTACTTGCGTATTATTTACTTGCATGAACTCTTTGTTATACCAGTCTTCATTGTCAAATCCCCAACCAATTGCCCTGGAATCCTGCATTGAAACTCTAGCACTCCAATAATCATCGATCTTATAACTCATACCAAGTCGCACTCTTATCAAAAGATAAGCATCTTCGCTCAAGCCAACCTTAGGATTAGCACCATAATATTTTTCATTCATATTGTCAAAATATTCAAACCGAAGACGTAATTCGCCGTCAAAACTCATATCTGCACAAAGCATATTCTGTGATAAGAGCAGAACTCCTGCAAATGTTTTTGCCAATTTCATTTTTCCTCCTTGTAGCGATAACGTTATACAATTAAGTATATAACGATATATCTGATAAATGTATATTCGGACGATGCGCGGTGCAAGGTCCTTATATATTTTATTATATAACGTTTTTTATAGATATTCTGTCTATCTATTGCTTAAAATTGGGGCAAATGCCTTTGTACTTAGTGTAACTCTATCTCCAATATGTAGAGAAGCAGCCTCATCCGGGCTTATAACCACTTCAACCAATTGTTGACCAATGGAGACTATGGCCACCATAATGATATCGACCTGTACAATATCCAGCAGTTCACCTTCAAATGAAAATTTTTGACTTCCACTTGTTTTAAGCAAAACTTTTTTGGGCGTATCATCCTGAATGACCTTACCATGGTCAAGTACAATCACCCTATTTGCCAGACGATAGATTTCACTTGGATCATGACTGACCATGATCGTAGTCGTACCAAAATTTTTATGCAGGGTAAGAATCTCATGCTGCAACTTTGTACGCATTGCAGGATCCAGTGCAGAAAGCGGCTCATCCATGAGCAGAATCTTAGGACGGTTCATCATAGCACGACAAAGACTGACACGTTGCTTTTGTCCTCCACTGAGCGTAGCAGGAAGACGGTCTTTAAGTTCATAAAGTCCTGTCATCTCCAGTAAATCCTCAGCAAGGGCATGATCTTTTTTCACAAAAAGAAGATTTTGAAGCACAGTCATATTCGGGAATAGTGCATAATCCTGAAAAACAAATCCTATCTTTCTTTTTTGTGGAGGCAAAGTATGTTTTGTATCCATCCATACTTCATCTCCTACCCTCAAAGATCCCTGAGCCTTTTCCAATCCTGCGATTATTCTAAGCAGAGTGGTTTTACCGCTTCCGCTCTCTCCTGCGAGTGCGATAAATTCTCCCTCTTTGATCTCAAGGTTGACACGAAGATCCATCTCTCCCATACTGCCATGAAGAGTTTTGTTAATATCTATATCTATCATTAGAAGCCACCAAACTTTTTATTTTGTTTACGGTTGAAAATATAAACACTCAAAAGAACCAAAAAGCTTATAATGACCATAATTGCACTATAAATATGTGCTGTTTGATAATCCATGATCTCCACCATCTCATAGATCGCCACAGATGCTACCTTGGTTTCTCCCGGAATACTCCCTCCTACCATCAAAACAACACCAAACTCACCTACTGTATGTGCAAAGGTCACGATGATCGCTGTCATCAATGCCGGTTTGATATTGGGCAGTGCAACTTTAAGTACCGTCATCCATTTCCCCTGTCCGCAGATATAAGAAGCATCAAGCATATTTTTATTCAGACCTTCAAATCCGCTCTGCAATGGCTGTACCATAAATGGAAGGCTGTAAAAACAACTGGCGATCACAAGCCCGGTAAAATTAAAGACCAATTTGATCCCGAACATCTCTTCAAAGAATGCACCTATAGGAGAGTTGTAAGAAAGTGCCCAAAGAATATAAAACCCCAATACTGATGGTGGCAATACAATTGGCAATGCCGTAATCGCTTCAAGAAAGGGTTTGGTCTTGGATCTTGTTTGTGATAGATACCATGCTAAAGGTAAAGCGATTACAAACAAGATCAAAGTAGTCAGTCCGGCAAGTTTAAAAGAAAGTAAGAAAGGCTCTAGCTCAATACCAACAAATAATTCACTCATGCAATTACCTCTGAAACTGATAATACAGTAGATTTGATCAGTGCTGTGACATCATCTCCTACTTTCAGTCCAAGTCTTTCAGAGGAGGCTACAGTAATCATTGACTCTACACGGTTTCCTGAGATATTCAAAATAATACGTGTCAATAATTTACCATTTTCTATCGCTACAACTTTAGCTGAGAGCTGATTGGAGTAACTCAGCATACCACTCAAGTTTTTTCCTATGGCTACACTGGATGCATTCACACTGAGTAAACATTTTGAACCTACTCTCAGTGCATCATCCAACTCCAAAC
This is a stretch of genomic DNA from Sulfurovum zhangzhouensis. It encodes these proteins:
- the modD gene encoding ModD protein, encoding MLRIDDHTLMEYFKEDVPYFDLTTSLQEQSSKSVRLEIFTREDVIVSCSEEAKRVAELLGCDIEYWIPSKQKARKGETLLIMSGTYETVHQVWRSVQNILEYSCKIATYTHEMKEAIISENPHCELLTTRKNFPFAKSFCIRSVINGGAMPHRLGLGETVIFFPHHRIVYPSTEAFYEEIAMLKKKAPEKKIVIESDTFEEAMVLMQKGADVIQMDKVDVMTLQKLTEYRDQHFAEVKILASGGVNRENAQLFAKTRVDGIVTSAVYFCGMANMGSKMTLL
- the modB gene encoding molybdate ABC transporter permease subunit, which codes for MIQLEQITAPLILSFKTVGYTSVLLLFIGIPLAFLLSQKKLRFRWIIDTLVTLPLVFPPIAVGFFLLLILGEHGWLGEFFAKFGITFIFDFYGLVVAGFIAGLPLMVKPLEAAIRLFPEEIKEAAYISGKSTLQTFFWVVLPNIKASLFAALLLASARSLGEVGITLMLGGNIIGKTDTVSLAIYNAVFDGEYDLALILSGILVVISLLFFIILHFLQNKKIIG
- the modA gene encoding molybdate ABC transporter substrate-binding protein, coding for MIKKLLLMSALIFFVHADELKIASAAGYKKPMMEVITAFEKRGHKIEALFGNMQQVITQAKNGQIAIVIGDKAFLEKSKLPIRNYQPIGKGKVVLAFSKQNVMNSIEDLTKEDIRKVAIPQPKKAIYGTAGEVFLRHTNLYDQIEHKLYVVAKVPQVVAYLVSGEVDAGIINLTAALANKEGLGGYIIVDEQSYSPIEITAASLDRCQGDSCKEFLKFMATTTAQEIFRKYGL
- a CDS encoding alginate export family protein, with the translated sequence MKLAKTFAGVLLLSQNMLCADMSFDGELRLRFEYFDNMNEKYYGANPKVGLSEDAYLLIRVRLGMSYKIDDYWSARVSMQDSRAIGWGFDNEDWYNKEFMQVNNTQVDHFELYETYLQYTTSNIVIKTGRQKIAYGDNRVFGPGEWKNSGKWVWDAARMSIRDGENYLDLFYGGTMLHDPDEFSLSHRHGYYGGGIYGHYALRKAGAIEPIFAYKENEKENQNYLSLKSYYLGARVYDDNFYGYFYNMTYIKSFGDFTKLDESRVDIDGSGFHLDAGYHFKPIHTKLGFGYTYASGDDPNTSDRETFDAVFGASDKYYGRLNLMSWSNLKDYEVFAVVKPSQKTQIKLEYHAFYADEPSNKWKSYTIPTMSSDKYGDEIDIVAVHDYNKNINVQLGLGYFKSGNYIKEAAKTDPYITKDNAFGLFTQVAYKF
- a CDS encoding ABC transporter ATP-binding protein, which translates into the protein MIDIDINKTLHGSMGEMDLRVNLEIKEGEFIALAGESGSGKTTLLRIIAGLEKAQGSLRVGDEVWMDTKHTLPPQKRKIGFVFQDYALFPNMTVLQNLLFVKKDHALAEDLLEMTGLYELKDRLPATLSGGQKQRVSLCRAMMNRPKILLMDEPLSALDPAMRTKLQHEILTLHKNFGTTTIMVSHDPSEIYRLANRVIVLDHGKVIQDDTPKKVLLKTSGSQKFSFEGELLDIVQVDIIMVAIVSIGQQLVEVVISPDEAASLHIGDRVTLSTKAFAPILSNR
- the modB gene encoding molybdate ABC transporter permease subunit, with amino-acid sequence MSELFVGIELEPFLLSFKLAGLTTLILFVIALPLAWYLSQTRSKTKPFLEAITALPIVLPPSVLGFYILWALSYNSPIGAFFEEMFGIKLVFNFTGLVIASCFYSLPFMVQPLQSGFEGLNKNMLDASYICGQGKWMTVLKVALPNIKPALMTAIIVTFAHTVGEFGVVLMVGGSIPGETKVASVAIYEMVEIMDYQTAHIYSAIMVIISFLVLLSVYIFNRKQNKKFGGF
- a CDS encoding TOBE domain-containing protein; translated protein: MSNLVATVQSIRCHDGVSIVTFSLGEQILTMVSLELDDALRVGSKCLLSVNASSVAIGKNLSGMLSYSNQLSAKVVAIENGKLLTRIILNISGNRVESMITVASSERLGLKVGDDVTALIKSTVLSVSEVIA